A single window of Streptomyces xanthii DNA harbors:
- a CDS encoding NAD-dependent epimerase/dehydratase family protein, protein MHVLLLGGTWFLGRAVARHALANDCEVTTFNRGQSTPYLPGTLAVHGDRASADDFERLARYGPWDVVIDTSASDTAPRHVLAGARALAEVTDRYVYVSSVSVYRNWGAGPLTESSATYDTPADAGPEYYEGLDPAEQDGMRKAGCERAVTEAFGADRTTILRPGSILGPGEYIGRLPWWLRRCARGGEILAPREPDRPVQPIDARDVAAFAVSAPAGVFNVTAPRGHATMRDLLTACLDATGYQGRLVWTSEEVLARHGVRGRTELPLWPGTDGVVDVSAALAAGLTCRPLDRTVADTWAWLRDGADSVAGQQSGWERHGIAPDKEAAILAEVGLSG, encoded by the coding sequence ATGCACGTACTCCTTCTCGGAGGAACCTGGTTCCTCGGCAGAGCAGTTGCCCGCCACGCCCTCGCCAACGACTGCGAGGTCACGACCTTCAACCGGGGACAGAGCACCCCGTATCTGCCCGGAACCCTCGCGGTCCACGGCGACCGCGCCAGCGCCGACGACTTCGAGCGGCTGGCCCGGTACGGCCCGTGGGACGTCGTCATCGACACGTCCGCCTCCGACACGGCGCCCCGCCACGTCCTCGCCGGCGCCCGGGCGCTCGCCGAGGTCACCGACCGGTACGTCTACGTCTCCAGCGTCAGCGTCTACCGGAACTGGGGCGCGGGACCGCTGACCGAGTCCTCCGCGACGTACGACACTCCGGCCGATGCCGGGCCCGAGTACTACGAAGGGCTCGACCCCGCGGAGCAGGACGGGATGCGCAAGGCGGGCTGCGAGCGGGCGGTGACCGAGGCGTTCGGCGCGGACCGCACCACCATCCTGCGGCCCGGTTCGATTCTCGGCCCCGGCGAGTACATCGGGCGGCTGCCGTGGTGGCTGCGGCGGTGCGCGCGCGGCGGCGAGATCCTCGCACCCCGCGAACCGGACCGTCCGGTGCAGCCGATCGACGCGCGCGACGTCGCCGCGTTCGCGGTGTCCGCGCCGGCCGGGGTCTTCAACGTGACCGCGCCGCGCGGCCACGCCACGATGCGGGACCTGCTGACGGCCTGCCTCGACGCCACCGGGTATCAGGGGCGCCTCGTGTGGACCTCCGAGGAGGTGCTCGCGCGCCACGGGGTGCGGGGGCGGACCGAGTTGCCGCTGTGGCCCGGGACGGACGGTGTCGTCGACGTGAGTGCCGCGCTGGCGGCCGGGCTGACGTGCCGGCCGCTCGACCGGACCGTGGCCGACACGTGGGCGTGGCTCCGGGACGGGGCGGATTCCGTCGCCGGGCAGCAGTCCGGGTGGGAGCGGCACGGGATCGCGCCGGACAAGGAGGCGGCGATCCTCGCGGAGGTCGGCCTGAGCGGGTAG
- the secD gene encoding protein translocase subunit SecD, whose amino-acid sequence MPLWRALIALAVIAASLAIALTQSARLGLDLRGGTQIVLETKDAPDTKLKADAEATDRALEVLRRRVDALGVAEPTLSRSGERRIIVELPGVQDPREAAEVIGRTAQLTVHAVTGTAEKAAKDDKRTLRDPDGGGYLRLGEPALSGDGVRDAQAVLDQQTMSGWTVALDFRKDATAAWARLTGEAACAPQGSPERRVAIVLDGRIVSAPGMNPSVPCRTGITGGDTQITGGFTQQQAQDLAALVKGGALPVPVDVVEQRTVGPTLGADAIEASTRAALIGLALTALFIVVVYRLLGALATVALALYGLISYAALVALGATLTLPGLAGFVLAIGMAVDANVLVFERAREEYLGSRTKSSAVLDKSVTRGFGKAWSAVVDSNVTTLLAAGLLFFLATGPVKGFGVTLSIGVVASMVSALVVTRVLADFALRRAAVRRRPSLTGVTTTGRVRAWLARRDPRLVRRRRRWLGVSSLLVVVAVAGILVRGLDFGVEFTGGRMVEYSTARTVDVDTARTAVADAGFPRAVVQESGDGGITVRTGELSDAEQQDVKEALARHGGEVTVERDEMIGPSLGDELRTKALIALGIAVLAQLAYLSVRFRWTFAAAAVAAMTHDVLIVVGLFAWLGKPVDSVFLAALLTVIGYSVNDTVVVFDRVREARRRDPRTSLERTADKAVVQTLPRTVNTGMGALFVLAALAVLGGDSLADFSLALIAGVVVGMASTVFTAVPLAVTLESRAPAPVPRRAARDVRGTGAVV is encoded by the coding sequence ATGCCCTTGTGGCGTGCGCTGATCGCCCTCGCGGTGATCGCGGCGTCCCTCGCCATCGCCCTCACCCAGTCCGCCCGCCTCGGCCTCGACCTGCGCGGCGGCACCCAGATCGTCCTGGAGACGAAGGACGCGCCCGACACGAAACTCAAGGCCGACGCGGAGGCCACCGACCGCGCGCTCGAGGTGCTGCGGCGCCGGGTCGACGCGCTCGGTGTCGCCGAGCCGACCCTGTCCCGGTCCGGGGAGCGTCGGATCATCGTCGAACTGCCCGGGGTCCAGGACCCCCGCGAGGCCGCCGAGGTGATCGGCCGCACCGCCCAGCTCACCGTCCACGCCGTGACCGGCACCGCCGAGAAGGCCGCGAAGGACGACAAGCGCACTCTGCGCGACCCCGACGGCGGTGGCTACCTCCGCCTCGGCGAGCCGGCCCTGAGCGGCGACGGCGTGCGCGACGCCCAGGCCGTCCTCGACCAGCAGACCATGTCGGGCTGGACCGTCGCCCTGGACTTCCGCAAGGACGCGACGGCCGCGTGGGCGCGGCTGACCGGCGAGGCCGCCTGTGCCCCGCAGGGCTCTCCGGAGCGGCGCGTGGCCATCGTCCTCGACGGCCGGATCGTGTCCGCGCCGGGCATGAACCCGTCCGTCCCGTGCCGCACGGGCATCACGGGCGGCGACACCCAGATCACCGGCGGCTTCACGCAGCAGCAGGCCCAGGATCTGGCCGCGCTGGTGAAGGGCGGTGCGCTCCCGGTCCCCGTCGACGTGGTCGAGCAGCGGACCGTCGGCCCGACGCTCGGCGCCGACGCCATCGAGGCCTCGACACGCGCGGCCCTGATCGGCCTCGCCCTCACGGCACTTTTCATCGTGGTCGTCTACCGCCTCCTGGGCGCCCTCGCCACCGTCGCCCTCGCCCTGTACGGGCTGATCTCCTACGCGGCCCTGGTCGCTCTGGGCGCCACGCTGACGCTGCCGGGGCTCGCCGGGTTCGTGCTCGCGATCGGGATGGCGGTCGACGCCAACGTCCTCGTCTTCGAGCGGGCCCGGGAGGAGTATCTGGGCTCGCGCACGAAGTCGTCGGCGGTGCTGGACAAGTCGGTGACGCGCGGCTTCGGCAAGGCGTGGAGCGCGGTCGTCGACTCGAACGTCACGACGCTGCTCGCGGCGGGCCTGCTGTTCTTCCTCGCGACGGGCCCGGTGAAGGGCTTCGGCGTGACCCTGTCGATCGGTGTCGTCGCGTCGATGGTGTCGGCGCTCGTCGTCACGCGGGTGCTCGCCGACTTCGCGCTGCGCCGCGCAGCCGTCCGCCGGCGCCCCTCGCTGACGGGTGTGACGACGACCGGCCGGGTCCGCGCCTGGCTGGCCCGCCGCGACCCGCGACTGGTCCGCCGGCGGCGCCGCTGGCTGGGCGTCAGCTCACTGCTCGTGGTGGTCGCGGTCGCGGGGATCCTCGTACGGGGGCTGGACTTCGGCGTCGAGTTCACCGGCGGCCGGATGGTCGAGTACAGCACCGCGCGCACGGTCGACGTGGACACGGCGCGCACGGCGGTGGCGGACGCCGGGTTCCCGCGTGCCGTGGTGCAGGAGTCAGGCGACGGCGGCATCACCGTACGTACCGGGGAACTGTCCGACGCCGAACAGCAGGACGTGAAGGAGGCGCTCGCCCGGCACGGGGGCGAGGTCACCGTGGAACGGGACGAGATGATCGGCCCGAGCCTCGGCGACGAGCTGCGCACGAAGGCGCTGATCGCGCTGGGGATCGCGGTGCTCGCGCAACTGGCGTATCTGAGCGTCCGGTTCCGGTGGACGTTCGCGGCGGCCGCCGTCGCGGCGATGACGCACGACGTGCTGATCGTGGTCGGCCTCTTCGCGTGGCTGGGCAAGCCGGTCGACAGCGTCTTCCTGGCGGCGCTGCTCACGGTCATCGGGTACTCGGTCAACGACACGGTGGTGGTGTTCGACCGGGTGCGGGAGGCGCGGCGGCGTGACCCGCGCACGAGCCTGGAGCGGACCGCCGACAAGGCGGTGGTGCAGACGCTGCCGCGGACCGTGAACACGGGGATGGGAGCGCTGTTCGTCCTGGCAGCGCTGGCGGTGCTCGGGGGTGACTCCCTCGCGGACTTCTCGCTCGCGCTCATCGCGGGGGTCGTGGTCGGGATGGCCTCGACCGTGTTCACCGCGGTGCCCCTTGCGGTGACCCTGGAGTCCCGCGCCCCGGCGCCTGTTCCACGGCGCGCGGCACGGGATGTGCGGGGCACGGGAGCAGTCGTCTAG
- a CDS encoding enoyl-CoA hydratase/isomerase family protein: MTAEADAPVLLSNQGRAAHITLNRPRALNSLTPPMIDTVAAALDAWEHDPAVETVVITGAGERGLCAGADIRLFHDDARSGDGTRSEAFWRAEYHLNARIAHYPKPYVAVMDGIVMGGGVGLSAHGSVRIVTERSRVAMPEVGIGFVPDVGGTHLLAHAPGELGTHLALTGGSVGAADALLCGLADHFVPAAALPGLLGELATAPAAEVVARHARPAPEGVLAGQRPWIDACYAADTVEEIVDRLHGYGDPVPKEAAETLLAQSPTSLKVTLAALRRARAFTTLEQALDQEYRVACAALATPDLPEGVRARIIDKDRNPRWSPAHLAEVTPAEVERHFAPLGARELGLG; this comes from the coding sequence TTGACCGCCGAAGCCGACGCCCCCGTACTCCTCAGCAACCAGGGGCGGGCCGCCCACATCACGCTCAACCGGCCGCGCGCGCTGAACTCCCTCACGCCCCCGATGATCGACACCGTCGCCGCCGCGCTCGACGCCTGGGAGCACGACCCCGCCGTCGAGACCGTCGTGATCACCGGCGCGGGCGAGCGGGGCCTGTGCGCGGGCGCCGACATCCGCCTCTTCCACGACGACGCGCGCAGCGGCGACGGCACCCGCTCCGAGGCGTTCTGGCGCGCCGAGTACCACCTCAACGCCAGGATCGCGCACTACCCGAAGCCGTACGTCGCCGTGATGGACGGGATCGTCATGGGCGGCGGCGTCGGACTCTCCGCCCACGGCAGCGTCCGGATCGTCACCGAGCGGTCGCGGGTCGCCATGCCGGAGGTCGGCATCGGGTTCGTCCCCGACGTCGGCGGGACCCATCTCCTCGCGCACGCCCCCGGCGAACTCGGCACCCACCTGGCGCTGACCGGCGGCTCCGTCGGCGCCGCCGACGCGCTGCTCTGCGGTCTCGCCGACCACTTCGTACCGGCCGCCGCCCTGCCCGGTCTCCTCGGCGAACTCGCGACGGCGCCCGCCGCCGAGGTCGTGGCCCGCCACGCGCGCCCCGCGCCCGAGGGCGTCCTCGCCGGGCAGCGGCCCTGGATCGACGCCTGCTACGCCGCCGACACCGTCGAGGAGATCGTCGACCGGCTGCACGGGTACGGCGACCCGGTGCCCAAGGAGGCCGCCGAGACGCTGCTCGCCCAGTCGCCCACGTCCCTCAAGGTGACCCTCGCGGCCCTGCGCCGCGCCCGCGCCTTCACCACGCTGGAGCAGGCCCTGGACCAGGAGTACCGGGTGGCCTGCGCGGCCCTCGCCACGCCCGACCTGCCCGAGGGCGTGCGGGCCCGCATCATCGACAAGGACCGGAACCCGCGCTGGTCCCCGGCCCACCTCGCCGAGGTCACCCCCGCCGAGGTGGAGCGTCACTTCGCCCCGCTCGGCGCGCGCGAACTCGGCCTCGGTTAG
- a CDS encoding VOC family protein: MISVVQNVAIDCADAYELARFWSEVTGGALDPEDGPGSHETRVELPEGPALYFNQVPEPKTVKNRVHLCLRPDTTRDREVDRLLGLGATLLADRRDPDGSGWAVLADPEGNEFCVLRSAAERG; encoded by the coding sequence ATGATCTCGGTGGTGCAGAACGTGGCGATCGACTGTGCGGACGCGTACGAACTGGCGCGGTTCTGGAGCGAGGTGACCGGCGGCGCCCTGGACCCGGAGGACGGACCCGGTTCCCACGAGACGCGGGTCGAGCTGCCGGAGGGTCCGGCCCTGTACTTCAACCAGGTGCCGGAGCCCAAGACCGTCAAGAACCGGGTCCATCTGTGCCTGCGCCCCGACACCACGCGCGACCGCGAGGTGGACCGCCTCCTCGGCCTCGGCGCCACGCTCCTCGCGGACCGCCGCGACCCCGACGGCTCGGGGTGGGCGGTCCTCGCCGATCCCGAGGGCAACGAGTTCTGTGTGCTGCGCAGCGCGGCCGAGCGGGGCTAA
- a CDS encoding oxygenase MpaB family protein, whose amino-acid sequence MPRDHWLQQIRRLDPEKDFEEIYRISTAHEFPWDTMQALGFALYRTYAVPSIGRLLRDTGEFTARPQKRYDDTVLILDAPGEHGLDSPQGREAIRRMNQMHRAYDISNDDFRYVLATFVVVPKRWMDDYGWRPYSRHEVRAATNYYRALGARMSIRDIPETFEEFEELMEDYERRHFTFDDGGHAISEATLDLMASWYPGPLAPLMRKASLCLMDAPLRAAFGYADPPPALERTVRGGMRLRGRIVRLLPPRRTPQFARQSSNVRGYPNGYRVAELGTFPKGCPVHEREEQV is encoded by the coding sequence GTGCCCCGCGACCACTGGCTCCAGCAGATCCGCCGCCTCGACCCGGAGAAGGACTTCGAGGAGATCTACCGCATCAGCACCGCGCACGAGTTCCCCTGGGACACGATGCAGGCCCTCGGCTTCGCCCTCTACCGCACGTACGCGGTGCCGAGCATCGGCCGACTCCTGCGCGACACCGGCGAGTTCACGGCCCGCCCGCAGAAGCGCTACGACGACACCGTGCTGATCCTGGACGCGCCGGGCGAGCACGGCCTCGACTCGCCGCAGGGCCGCGAGGCGATCCGCCGCATGAACCAGATGCACCGCGCCTACGACATCTCGAACGACGACTTCCGGTACGTGCTCGCCACGTTCGTCGTCGTGCCGAAGCGCTGGATGGACGACTACGGCTGGCGGCCCTACTCGCGCCACGAGGTCCGCGCGGCGACCAACTACTACCGGGCTCTCGGCGCCCGCATGAGCATCCGCGACATCCCGGAGACCTTCGAGGAGTTCGAGGAGCTCATGGAGGACTACGAGCGCCGGCACTTCACGTTCGACGACGGCGGGCACGCCATCTCCGAGGCGACCCTGGACCTGATGGCCTCCTGGTACCCGGGCCCGCTGGCCCCGCTGATGCGCAAGGCCTCGCTGTGCCTGATGGACGCCCCGCTGCGCGCCGCGTTCGGCTACGCCGACCCGCCGCCCGCGCTGGAGCGCACCGTGCGCGGCGGGATGCGGCTGCGGGGCCGGATCGTGCGGCTGCTGCCGCCGCGCCGCACCCCGCAGTTCGCCCGCCAGAGCTCCAACGTCCGCGGCTACCCGAACGGTTACCGGGTCGCGGAGCTCGGCACCTTCCCCAAGGGGTGCCCCGTGCACGAGCGTGAGGAGCAGGTCTAG